The Skermanella pratensis genome has a window encoding:
- a CDS encoding 2-isopropylmalate synthase, translating into MTATHDQIAANAAVPSPDADRVIIFDTTLRDGEQSPGASMNLEEKLRIARVLEEMGVDVIEAGFPIASNGDFEAVREVGRVVRNSVIAGLSRANRRDIDRAAEALQFAERKRIHTFISTSPLHMKYKLQMAPEKVLEAIWDSVTHARNHVDDVEWSAEDGSRTEHDFLCRCVETAIKAGATTINIPDTVGYGVPEEYGALFTMLINRVPNADKAIFSVHCHNDLGLAVANSLAGVAAGARQIECTINGLGERAGNAALEEIVMAMRTRADAMPYTTGIQTEQIMTASRLVSAVTGFVVQPNKAIVGKNAFAHESGIHQDGMLKNAQTYEIMTPESVGLNRSTLVMGKHSGRAAFRAKLKDLGYSLGDNAIEETFVRFKDLADKKKDVFDEDIIALVDDSIGSTNERIRFVSLMVVAGSKGPQRAELELEIDGEAVSTVATGSGPVDATFNAIAALFPHEAKLQLYQVHAVTEGTDAQAEVTVRLEENGKTVNGQGADTDTLVASCRAYVHALNKLLTKRQKTAPEALSA; encoded by the coding sequence GACCGCCACCCACGACCAGATCGCCGCCAACGCCGCCGTTCCCTCCCCCGACGCCGACCGCGTCATCATCTTCGACACCACGCTCCGCGACGGCGAGCAGTCGCCCGGCGCCTCCATGAACCTGGAGGAGAAGCTGCGCATCGCCCGCGTGCTGGAGGAGATGGGCGTCGACGTGATCGAGGCGGGTTTCCCGATCGCCTCCAACGGCGACTTCGAGGCCGTGCGCGAGGTCGGGCGGGTCGTCCGCAATTCCGTCATCGCCGGCCTGTCCAGGGCCAACCGCCGCGACATAGACCGCGCCGCCGAGGCGCTGCAGTTCGCCGAGCGCAAGCGCATCCACACCTTCATCTCCACGAGCCCGCTGCACATGAAGTACAAGCTGCAGATGGCGCCGGAGAAGGTGCTGGAAGCCATCTGGGACAGCGTGACCCACGCCCGCAACCATGTGGACGACGTGGAATGGAGCGCCGAGGACGGCTCGCGGACCGAGCACGACTTCCTGTGCCGCTGCGTCGAGACCGCGATCAAGGCCGGCGCCACCACCATCAACATCCCCGATACGGTCGGCTACGGCGTGCCGGAGGAATACGGCGCCCTGTTCACCATGCTGATCAACCGGGTGCCCAACGCCGACAAGGCGATCTTCTCGGTCCATTGCCATAACGACCTGGGCCTGGCGGTCGCCAACTCGCTGGCCGGCGTGGCCGCCGGCGCCCGGCAGATCGAGTGCACGATCAACGGCCTGGGCGAGCGCGCCGGCAACGCCGCGCTGGAGGAGATCGTCATGGCGATGCGCACCCGCGCCGACGCCATGCCCTACACCACCGGCATCCAGACCGAGCAGATCATGACGGCGTCCCGCCTGGTCTCGGCGGTGACCGGCTTCGTCGTCCAGCCGAACAAGGCGATCGTCGGCAAGAACGCCTTCGCCCACGAGTCCGGCATCCACCAGGACGGCATGCTGAAGAACGCCCAGACCTACGAGATCATGACCCCGGAATCGGTCGGGCTGAACCGCTCGACGCTGGTGATGGGCAAGCATTCCGGCCGCGCCGCCTTCCGCGCCAAGCTGAAGGACCTGGGCTATTCGCTGGGCGACAACGCGATCGAGGAAACCTTCGTCCGCTTCAAGGATCTGGCGGACAAGAAGAAGGACGTCTTCGACGAGGACATCATCGCACTGGTGGACGACAGCATCGGCAGCACCAACGAGCGCATCCGCTTCGTCTCGCTGATGGTGGTCGCCGGCTCCAAGGGTCCCCAGCGGGCCGAGCTGGAGCTGGAGATCGACGGCGAGGCGGTGAGCACGGTCGCCACCGGGTCGGGCCCGGTCGACGCCACCTTCAACGCGATAGCGGCGCTGTTCCCCCACGAGGCCAAGCTGCAGCTGTACCAGGTCCACGCCGTGACCGAGGGCACCGACGCGCAGGCGGAAGTGACCGTGCGGCTGGAGGAGAACGGCAAGACCGTCAACGGCCAGGGAGCCGACACCGACACCCTAGTGGCGAGCTGCCGCGCCTATGTGCACGCCTTGAACAAGCTGCTGACGAAGCGTCAGAAAACGGCGCCCGAAGCACTCTCCGCTTGA
- a CDS encoding rod shape-determining protein, whose product MFSKLLGVLSADMAIDLGTANTLVYVKGRGIVLNEPSVVAIATIRGKKQVLAVGDEAKMMLGRTPGNIQAIRPLRDGVIADFEVAEEMIKHFIRKVHNRRSFASPQVIICVPSGSTAVERRAIQESAESAGARRVFLIEEPMAAAIGAGLPVTEPTGSMVVDIGGGTTEVAVLSLGGIVYSRSVRVGGDKMDEAIIGYIRRNHNLLVGESSAERIKKEIGSACPPEDGEGRIMEIKGRDLMNGVPKELIISERQIAESLSEPVSAIIEAVKVALEHTAPELAADIVDKGIVLTGGGALLSNLDYVLRHATGLPVSIADDPLSCVALGTGRALEEMKTLKHVLIQMYS is encoded by the coding sequence ATGTTTTCCAAATTGCTCGGCGTCCTGTCGGCCGACATGGCGATCGACCTGGGTACGGCCAACACTCTGGTGTACGTCAAGGGGCGGGGGATCGTCCTGAACGAGCCGTCGGTCGTCGCCATCGCCACCATCCGCGGCAAGAAGCAGGTGCTCGCGGTCGGCGACGAGGCCAAGATGATGCTGGGCCGCACGCCCGGCAACATCCAGGCGATCCGTCCGCTGCGGGACGGCGTCATCGCCGACTTCGAAGTCGCCGAGGAGATGATCAAGCACTTCATCCGCAAGGTGCATAACCGGCGCAGCTTCGCGAGCCCGCAGGTGATCATCTGCGTGCCGTCGGGATCCACCGCGGTCGAGCGGCGCGCGATCCAGGAATCGGCCGAGTCGGCCGGAGCCCGCCGGGTCTTCCTGATCGAGGAACCGATGGCCGCCGCGATCGGCGCCGGCCTGCCGGTGACCGAACCGACCGGAAGCATGGTGGTCGACATCGGCGGCGGCACGACCGAGGTCGCCGTGCTGTCGCTGGGCGGCATCGTCTATTCCCGCTCCGTCCGCGTCGGCGGCGACAAGATGGACGAGGCGATCATCGGCTATATCCGCCGCAACCACAATCTGCTGGTCGGCGAAAGCTCGGCCGAGCGGATCAAGAAGGAGATCGGTTCCGCCTGCCCGCCCGAGGACGGCGAGGGCCGGATCATGGAGATCAAGGGCCGCGACCTGATGAACGGCGTGCCCAAGGAACTGATCATCAGCGAACGCCAGATCGCCGAGTCCCTGTCGGAACCGGTCAGCGCCATCATCGAGGCGGTCAAGGTGGCCCTGGAGCACACGGCGCCCGAACTGGCCGCCGACATCGTGGACAAGGGCATCGTGCTGACCGGCGGCGGCGCCCTGCTCAGCAACCTGGACTATGTGCTGCGCCACGCGACCGGCCTGCCGGTCTCGATCGCCGACGATCCGCTGTCCTGCGTTGCGCTGGGCACGGGCCGGGCTCTCGAAGAGATGAAGACGCTTAAGCACGTTCTCATCCAGATGTACTCCTGA
- the mreC gene encoding rod shape-determining protein MreC, with translation MKTRATGSVVRLAAPLRALAQRFSFLLLVFAAIALMMVGKVDTVLVEGIRSRVTDAFTPILDAISRPAATAAHFVESMHEIVNLRGENERLRQENAALLQWQQAAQRLDAENRSLRSLLNYKPELAASYITGRVVADPGGAFVRTVVVTAGRRDGVRPGQAAVSGRGLMGRVVQAGEWSSRVLLITDLNSRIPVVIEPSRQRAVMSGDNSGQPRLLYLPGDATPAVGDRVMTSGHGGMFPPGLPVGLIAGVGESAIRVQPFVDPGRVEHVQLVNFGLPGGLSANAPADAAGGLN, from the coding sequence GTGAAGACACGTGCCACCGGATCCGTGGTTCGTCTCGCCGCACCCCTGCGTGCGCTGGCCCAACGGTTCTCGTTCCTTCTCCTGGTGTTCGCCGCCATAGCCCTGATGATGGTCGGCAAGGTCGATACCGTTCTGGTGGAGGGGATCCGCAGCCGGGTGACCGACGCCTTCACCCCGATCCTGGACGCGATCTCCCGCCCCGCGGCGACGGCGGCCCATTTCGTCGAGAGCATGCACGAGATCGTCAACCTGCGGGGCGAGAACGAGCGGCTCCGGCAGGAGAACGCGGCCCTGCTGCAATGGCAGCAGGCGGCCCAGCGGCTCGACGCCGAGAACCGCAGCCTGCGCAGCCTGCTGAACTACAAGCCCGAGCTGGCGGCCTCCTACATCACGGGCCGCGTCGTCGCCGATCCCGGCGGTGCCTTCGTCCGGACCGTCGTGGTCACCGCCGGCCGGCGCGACGGCGTCAGGCCCGGCCAGGCGGCCGTGTCCGGCCGAGGGCTGATGGGCCGCGTGGTCCAGGCGGGAGAATGGTCGTCGCGCGTCCTGCTGATCACCGACCTCAATTCGCGCATTCCGGTGGTGATCGAGCCGTCGCGCCAGCGGGCGGTGATGAGCGGCGACAATTCCGGCCAGCCGCGCCTGCTATACCTGCCGGGCGACGCCACGCCGGCGGTGGGCGACCGGGTGATGACCTCGGGCCATGGCGGCATGTTCCCCCCGGGACTGCCGGTCGGCCTGATCGCGGGAGTGGGAGAGAGCGCGATCCGCGTGCAGCCTTTCGTCGATCCCGGGCGGGTCGAGCATGTCCAGCTCGTCAATTTCGGGCTGCCCGGCGGCCTGAGCGCCAACGCCCCGGCGGACGCCGCCGGCGGCCTGAACTGA